One Blastococcus sp. Marseille-P5729 genomic window, AGCGGGTGCTCGCGGCCCCGACCGCTGCGTTGGCCGGGCAGCGAGGGGGCAACGTCGTCGTGCCCACCTCCAGCTCCTCACGCCGTACGCCAACTGAGCAGATGACAGGCTGTCAGCTGCGATGGTAGGTGAGGAACCGGTAGCGGAGACCGTCGCTCGCGGACTCGTGCCAGCCTTCTGAGGGCGAGCGCCCGTGGACGATCCAGTCCGGGCCGATCAGCGGCGCGTACGTGTCGCCGGAGACGTCCAGGTCGACCTCTGTCACCTCGAGGACGTCTGCCCGATCGATCGCCGCCGCGTATACGTTCGCACCGCCGATGACCCAGGTGTCGGCGTCCGTCTCGAGGGCCTCATCGAGCGAGCGCATGAGTATCGCCCCGGGGGCGTGGTACGTCGGATCGCTAGTCAGGACGACGTTCTCGCGGCCCGGGAGGGGACGGAAGCGCTCGGGTAGCGACTCCCAGGTGCGTCGTCCCATGACGACCCGAGAGCTGCCGGTGAGCTCCTTGAAGCGGCGTAGATCCTCTGGGATCCGCCACGGGATGCCGTTGTCACGGCCGATCACGCGGTCGTGTGCCTGCGCCCAGATCAGCCCGATCGTCATACGGCGACCGGTGCCTTGATGCCCGGGTGCGGGTCGTATCCAAGCACCTCGAGGTCGTCGTACTCGTAGTCGAAGATCGACGCCGCCCTGCGCAGCTTCAAGGTCGGATAGGGTCGCGGATCGCGAGCGAGCTGGCGCTCGACCTGCTCGACGTGGTTGTCGTAGATGTGGCAGTCGCCGCCGGTCCAGATGAACTCGCCGACCTCGAGGTCGCACTGCTGCGCGAGCATGTGGGTCAGCAGCGCGTACGAGGCTATGTTGAACGGCACGCCGAGGAACAAGTCGGCCGAGCGTTGGTACAGCTGGCAGGACAGCTTGCCGTCGGCGACATAGAACTGGAACAGCGCGTGGCAGGGGGGCAGCGCCAT contains:
- a CDS encoding dihydrofolate reductase, with translation MTIGLIWAQAHDRVIGRDNGIPWRIPEDLRRFKELTGSSRVVMGRRTWESLPERFRPLPGRENVVLTSDPTYHAPGAILMRSLDEALETDADTWVIGGANVYAAAIDRADVLEVTEVDLDVSGDTYAPLIGPDWIVHGRSPSEGWHESASDGLRYRFLTYHRS